CCCCAGGCGCCCTCGCGGTGCAGCGTGACGAGGTAGACGATCGCGGCCAGGACCAGCAGGGAGAGCGCCACCAGCCGCATCTGCCGCAGCCCACGCCGCCGCACCAGATCAGGCCCACTCAGGGTCATCGTCGCCATACCCCTATCCAACCAACCCGGTGGTGAAAACCAGGTCAGGAAACCACCTGGTTCTCCCCTGAAGGGGTGACCAAGCGTGCGGTACGGCGGTCCATCAGGCCCGAGGTGATCGCCAGCAGGAGGCCCAGAATCGCGAGGCCCGCGCCGAGGCGGCTGGGCCATTCGTAGCCGTAGCCGGCGGCCAGGACCAGGGAGCCGAGCCAGGCGCCGAGAGCATTGGCGATGTTGAGGGTGGAGTGGTTGAGGGACGCGGCGAGGGACTGGCCCTCGTGGGCTACGTCCATCAGGCGGGTCTGGAGCGCGGGGATCAGGAGGCTGGAGGAGAAGCCGAGTAGGAAGACCGCGAGCAGCGCGGTGGGACGGGTGTGGGCAAGCCAGCCGAAGGTGGTGAGCATGATGGTGATCGCCACCAGGCCGCCGTACAGGCTGGGCATCAGGGCGCGGTCGGCGAGCCGGCCGCCGACCAGGGTGCCGCCGGTCATGCCGACGCCGAAGACCGCGAGCACGATCGTCACCGCGCCCTCGCTGAACCCGGCCAGCTCGGTCATCGTCGGCGTGATGAACGTGTACGTCGCGAACATCCCGCCGAAGCCGACCATCCCGACCAGCAGCGCCATCCACACCTGCGGCCGGGCCAGCGCGCTCAGCTCGCTGCGCACGTTGACCTCGCTGCCGACCGGCTGCGGCGCCACCCAGAACCACACGGCGACCAGCGTCAGCAACCCCAGTACGCCGACCAGCACGAACGGCAACTGCCACCCGAAACGCTGCCCGAGCAGCGTCGACGCCGGTACGCCGACGATGTTCGCGATCGGCAGCCCGACCATGATCATCGAGACCGCCCAGGCCCGCCGGTTGGCCGGCACCAGCGACGCGCTGACCACCGCGCCGATCCCGAAGAACGCACCGTGCGGCAGCCCGGACAGGAACCGCGCGGCCATCAGCATTTCGTAGCTGCCGGCAACGGCCGACAGCACGTTGCCGAGCACGAACACGCCCATCAGCCCGAGCAGCAGCCGCTTCCGCCCGGTCCGGGCGCCCAGCGCGGCGATCACCGGAGCACCGACCACCACCCCCACGGCGTACGCCGAAATCACCTGCCCGGCGGTCGGGATCGAGATGTCGACCCCCTCGGCGATCTGCGGCAGCAGCCCCATCGTGACGAACTCCGTCGTCCCGATCGCGAACCCACCCGTCGCCAGCGCGAACAGCGCCAGCCCGACGTGGCGGTAGCGAGTGTCAGGAGTCACCGAAGATGTCACACCTGAATTGTCGCATCCACCGACCGGCCCGACCGAATCCAGCAGACCAGCACCAAACCCACCGCCAGCACCCCGAACACCACGTTCCCGGCCAGATCAACACCCTTCGAGGCATCCACGACCGGGTGCTCCGGGAAGGCGTGCCACGCGTACGTGAGCAACGTCCCACCCGCCAGCGCCATCGAGTGCCGCCCCGACCACGCGGCGCGCCGTGACCACCCCCGTACGACGACCACCGCGACCGCGAACAGCACCAGCATCGCTCCGACCCGAACCCAAGCACCGAGCTCGACGTCGTCCACCACCATGAACGCCGACGACACCACCACCCCGAACACCCCGGCCATCCAGTCCGCGGGCACCCCTCCGGCCCCACGGACCGCCGGCCGACCGGCCCGGACAGCGAGCACGACCAGAACGGCGATCGCCACCGCGACCCCCACGAACTGCCCCGCAGACGCCATGAACGAGTCGCTCTGCAACTGGAACGCGGTCGTCACCACCAGCCCGAAACCGAAGATCACCCCAAAAGCCACCAACCCTCGACGGCCGAACCACGGCCGCCGCGACGACAACGACTCCACCAGCACGATCGGCACCGTGACGCTCCAGACCGTGTGCAAGGTGAGCACGAACAACGTCCACGGCACCCCCATCCCCAACCACCCGACATGCCCCGGATCGAGCAACCGCAGATCCGCGTAGTTCGGGTTGAACAGCGACTGCGTCGTCACCCCCTCCTCCAGTACGCCGTACGCGAGCGCCAGCAGCACCACGCTCGGATACCCCCACCCGCGATGCCGGACCAGCTCACGGATCAGCACCGCTCCCCCGCCGCACAGCGGTGCGAGGGCGAACAACGCGTACAGCGACGTGACCGGCAGGTTCCCCAGCAGGAACTCGGCCACCAGCGGAGACAGGAAGAACAGCCCGAGGGCGGGAAGGATTCGTCTGGTCACCCCGTCAGCATCACGCCGGACCACCGAACAAGCAGGTGCCGGACGGCCGGATCAGCCGCTGACGAATGTCATGGCTGTGTGAAAACATCCGGCATGGCCAACTTCGGTGATCATCAGCTGGCGATCTACGTGCAGGGCATGTTCCAGGACACCCGGCCGGAGATCACCACCGATCTGTCCCGGCTGGAGACGCAGGCCGCGGCGAACCTGTCCGCCGAGGCGATGGGCTACATCGTCCCGAGCGCCGGCAGCGGCTCGACCGCGCGGGCGAACCTGGCGGCCTTCGAGCGGTGGCGGCTGGTGCCGCGGATGCTGCGCGGATCGACCGAGCGCGACCTGTCCTGCACGATCCTCGGGACGAAGATGCCCGCGCCGGTGCTGGTCGCGCCGATCGGCGTCCAGACCCTCGCGCATCCCGAGGGCGAGCTGGCCACGGCGCGGGCCGCGAGCGCGCTCGGGCTGACCTACACGCACTCGACCCAGGCCAGCCACGCGTTCGAGCAGATCGAGGCCGACAGCAAGTGGTACCAGCTGTACTGGCCGACCGACCGCGACGTCTGTCTCAGCTTCCTGCAGCGCGCCAAGGCCAGCGGGTACGGCGTCCTGGTGGTCACGCTGGACACCGGCACGATCGGCTGGCGCCCGGCCGACCTCGACCGCGGCTTCCTGCCGTTCCTCAAGGGTGAAGGCCTCGCGAACTACTTCAGCGACCCGGCGTTCCAGGCGAAGCTGGCCAAGCCGGTCGCGGAGGACCCGGGCGCGGCGGTGATGCACTGGGCGCAGATGTTCCCGAACGTCGGCCTCGGCTGGGACGAACTGTCCTTCCTGCGCGACAACTGGGACGGCCCGATCGTGCTCAAGGGCATCACGTCGGTCGACGACGCGAAGCTGGCCGCCGAGCACGGCGTCGACGGCGTGGTCGTGTCCAACCACGGCGGCCGCCAGGTCGACGGCGCGATCGCCTCGCTCGACGCACTGCCCGCGATCGCGGACGCGGTCGGCGAGCAGCTCACGGTCCTGTTCGACTCCGGCGTACGGACCGGGTCGGACGCGGCCAAGGCCCTCGCGCTGGGCGCGAAGGCCGTGCTGCTCGGACGTCCGCTGCTCTACGGTCTCGCGCTGGCCGGCCAGGCCGGCGTCGAGCACGTCCTGCGTTGCTTCCTCGCCGAGCTGGACCTCACGCTCGCGCTGTCCGGGTACGCGAACCACCGCGAGCTCAACCGGGACTCGGTGACGCAGGGATGAAGGCGGTCATCTTCGACCTGGACGACACGCTCTTCGACCACACCACTTCCGCCGGTACGGCGCTCAGGCGCTGGGTCGCCGACCTCGGCGTCGACTGGTCCGACGAGCTGTCGGTGCGGTGGTTCGAGATCGAGCAGGACTGCTACGACCGCTTCGTGACCGGGCAGCTGACCCACCAGGGGCAGCGACGAGCGCGGTTGCACGCGTTCCTGCCGGTGCTCGGACGACCTGTGCCGGGCGGGGACGAGGAGCTCGACGAGATCTTCGAGGGCTACCTGCGGCACTACCGGTCGAACTGGGCGGCGTTCCCGGACGCCCGGCCCGCCCTGGAAGTTGCTCGGGGCAACGGATGGCGGATCGGCGTACTGACCAACGGGAGCACGGTCCAGCAGAACGCGAAGCTGGCGGCGATCGGCCTGGCGCCGTTCGTCGAGGTCGTCGCGACCACCGAGTCGCTGGGCTTCGGCAAACCGGTCCCCGAGGCGTACCTGACGACCTGCGGGTTGCTCGGCGTGGAGCCGGCCGACACGTTGATGATCGGCGACAACTTCGAGCTGGACGTGCTCGGCGCTCGAGCCGCTGGGCTGAGCGCCGAGCACCTGGATCGCCCGGCGGGGATCACTTTGGCTCAGCTGGTGAAGCCGGTGCGCTAGATCCCGCAGTTGGGTGCGGACCAGAAGTTGCTGGTCCGGATGTCGAGGTGGGTGTGGTCGTTGTGGCCCGGGTAGCCCGGACCGAGGATGCCGCCGAAGCCGTGGTTGCGGGCCTGCTGGGCGAGCTTGCAGAACGAGTGCACGCCGGTCAGGTCGGCCGACCGCCCGTACAGGTGCTGGCTGTTGCTCGCGCCGCCGACGGAGGCGTTGCACGGCGTACTGCGGAATCCGCTGCTGATGCTGAGCGGCTGGTCGCCGAGTGCGTGCCGCATGGCTTCGAGCTGCCACATGGTCTGCAGCGCGTTCGCCCGGGTCGCCGCCTCGGACAGCGGGCCGCCGTCGTACCCGGAACCCCCGCAACCGTCGTCGAGCTCGGCGTAGGTGAAGTGGATCGGCGTGCAGTCGTCGTCCTGCAGCGAGTAGAGCTTGGTGTACGTCGCCGCCGCGGCGATGCCGTCCGAGCCCAGCCCGTACGCCGACTGGAAGCGCTGCAGCGCGGCCTTCGTGGCCGGGCCGAAGGCGCCGTCGGTGGCGAGGTGGGCGCCGTAGCCCGGGTAGCCGGCGATCCGGATCTGGAGCTGGCGGACGTCCTCACCGCTGGCGCCCTGGCTGAGCGTGCGGTTCCAGGTGTAGCAGCCGTCGGCGTGGGCCTTGGTCGCGGTGACGACCTGCGTCGTGACCGCCGTACCGGCGACGGCGGCGAACAGGGCGAGGATCGCGAGGATCCTCGGCAGGGGTTTGGACAAGAAGGTGCGAACGGACATCGGAGAACCTCCGGGGGACGCGATCGGGGCGAAAACGCGCTGTCACCGGCCAGTTTTGCGGCATCATCTGCCGCTTGGCCAGACCTCGGCGGAAACTTTTTGACCAACAGGCAACCAATTGTGCGGACCGACTGGTCAGCCATGATGTGACCATCGATGAGAGCACGCTCACTGTGCGTGGCGGCACTGTGCGCACTGACGACGGGGAGCGATCGGTGACGACTGCAGACAGCTTCGACGCGTTCGTGCTCGCGCGGTCCGGCAGATTGCTGCGGACCGCCTACCTGCTGACCCAGGATCACGCCCTGGCCGAGGACCTGTTGCAGACAGCGCTGGCCAAGGTCTGGTTCGCGTGGTCCAGGATCGAGGGCGGGGATCCCGAGCCGTACGTGCGCAAGGTGCTGGTGAACACCTACTCCACCTGGTGGCGACGCCGGTGGAACGGTGAGCAGCCGACCGACGAGCTGCCCGAGTCCGCTGGGCCGGAAGGCACGGGCGCCGCGGAGCGGACGGATCTGTGGCGGGCGCTGCAGCAGCTTCCGCGGCGGCAGCGGGCGGTCGTCGTCCTGCGGTACTACGAGGACCTGAGCGAGGCCGAGACGGCGCGCATCCTCGGCTGCAGCGTCGGGACCGTGAAGAGCCAGGCCAGCAAGGCCTTCGCCAAGCTGCGCCTTGATCCGAACCTGATCGACCCACCACCGCCCACCCGCGCAGCCGCCGTGCCCACCCACCAAGTCGGCACCACCGACGGCGAGTCCGCCGTCCCGTCCGCCGAACTCGCCGACAAGGAGACCTCGCGATGAATCTCACCGACCTGCGCGACGAGCTCTCCGACCGCGCCGGCACCGTCGAACCCAGCGACCTGCTGCCCGGCGTACGCCGCCGCATCCGCAGCACCAAGCGCCGCCGCGTGGCCGGCTCGCTCACCGCCGTCGCCGCGGTCGTTGCCCTCGGCATCGCCATCGCGCCGAGCCTGACCACCGGCGCCCCCGACCCGGCCGACACCGTTCCCGACGACTACACCCGCGACTCCGTCACCCTCAAGGGCATGGTCGGCACCGACCGGCTCGACCAGGCGTGGATCGGCGCCGTCGGCGAGCCCCGCGGCAGCTTCAGCTGGACGCCGACCACCAACGACGTCGTCGTCTACTCCTACTGCGCCGCCCCGGGCGAGACCCGGTACGCCGTACGGATCGGCGGCCGCGAGGCCGCGTCCGGCCCGTGCAACGTGGCCTACAGCGACCCGGTCGACGGCCTCCAGATCCGCCCCGACGCGGCCGTGTGGCTCGACGTCCCGCTGAACCAGGCCACCACCGTCAACGTCCAGCTCACCGACAACGCCGGCAAGGTGATCGACGACCGCAGCGCCCAGCTCGGCGTCGGCATCTACCAGGCCGGCCACCGCGACCCGATCCCCGGCGCGACCGGCGCGACGCCGAAACCCGCGCCGGGCGACCGCGAGGAGAACGGCCTCAAGTTCCGCGCCACGATCGGCGGCGACACGCTGCTCACCGCGGCCGGCGGCAAGCCCGGCGTCAACGAGCTCTCTGGCAGCTACCAGGCCACCGGCCGCACGATCCAGGTCGACGCCTTCTGCACCGCGAACGACGGCGTCCCGAACTACCCGTACGACCTGCGGGTGAACGTCGGCGGAAAGGAACGCGTCTCGGGGTGCGTCGCCCTGAGCACCGACGTCGGCAGCGGAGGCGGCGGCGACTTCTCGGGGATCGGCCGACCCGGCAAGACCGTCGAGGTCACCGCGCGACTCACGGACAAGTCCGGCCGCACGGTCACCGTCCCCGGCGCCCGGATCGGGTTCGCCATCTACGAGAAGGGCCCTCAGCGGGTCTACGACGAAACGGCGGTCGACGAGCGGACGGAGTACGCCGGTACGACGTACCAGCTCGCCGACATCCAAGCCGTCGACGCCAAGAGCGCCCGGCAGGTCTCGCTCCGCACCTCCGCGGACACCCCGTTCCTGGTCAGCTACGGCAGCACCGCACTGGGCGCGAACGTCGACGGCACCCTCGACGGCCTCTCCGGTCAGGGAATGCTCTCCACCGATCACGGCGACGCCGCGATGAAGAGCTGGGGCATGTACACCGACGGCAACTGGGCCGGCCCCAGCAGGACCGTCACCCTCAAGATCACCAAGGGCACCCCGACCAAGGGCAAACTGATCCTCGCGCTATACACCCCTGTGAAGTGATGCAACCTCCTGAACGGTCCAGCCGCTCGTGACAGTGTGCGGATGACCAAGGAAGGCCGGGTGGAGTTCGAGGACTTCGCCTCCACCCGGTACGGCAGCCTGCTGCGGACCGCGTACCTGCTGACCCAGGACAGGGCGCTGGCCGAGGACCTGGTGCAGGCGACGCTGGCCAAGTGCTGGCTCGCCTGGCACCGGATCGAGGACCCCGCGGCGTACGTCCACCGGACGATGGTGAACACCTACACCGCCTGGTGGCGTCGCCGCTGGAACGCCGAGTACCCGACCGAGGAGCTCCCCCAGTACGCCGCCGACGGCGGCGAGACCGGCGCGGATCTGCGCACCGACCTCGGCGGCGCACTCCGCAGGCTCCCCCGCCGGATGCGCGCGGTCGTCGTCCTGCGCTTCTACGAGGACCTGTCCGAAGCCGAGACCGCCGACCTGCTCGGCTGCTCCGTCGGCACCGTCAAGAGCCAGACCAGCCGCGCCCTGGCGAAGCTCCGCATCGATCCCGCTGTCCTCGACCAGGCCCTGGAGCGGTCATGAACCTCGACGAACTCCGCGACCGGTTGCACGACCAGGCCGACGAGATCGACCTGGCCGAGCCCGCGCCGCTCGACACCCTGCGCCGCCGCGCCGGCCGGATCCGCACCCGCCGCCGCCGTCGGGTGGGCGGCTCGCTCGCCGCGGCCGTCGTCGCCGGAATGGTTGCCCTCGGCATGATCTTGCTGCCCGGCGCGCCGGCGCCCGGTCCGGCGGACCACGTCCGCGAGGGCCTCACCGTCCCGGGCACCCTCGGCACGAGCCGGCTCGACCATCCGCTGATCGGCATCGTCGGACAGACCAACCTGAACTTCAGCTGGACACCGACCACGCGCGACCTCGGCGTCTACGTCTACTGCTACTCGCCACGCGTCCCGAAGTACCAGGTCCGGATCGGTGGCCGGGTGGTCACCGAGGCAACCTGCAGCCCGCAAGGGCAGACCTTCGATGCGCCGCAGGGTCCGGCACCGGCGTCGCCCGAGCAGTACGGCGTTCACCGGGTCCGCCCGAACTCACCGCTCTGGCTCGACCTGCCGCTCGACCAGGTCACCACTGTCTCCGTCCGGATCGTCGACTCCCGTGGGCGAGCGGTCGAGGACAGCTCCGCACAACTCGCCGTCGGCCTCTACCGAGTGGGCGACGACGGACAGGGCCCGAACGCCGGTGGCCGAGTCGCACCCGCGCCCGATCCGGCCGACCTGGAGATCGAGGGCCTCGCGTTCCGCACCAGGGTCGGCGGTGACACCCGTCTCGCCGCGGCCGCCGGACGGCCCGGCCAGAACCAGCTCACCACCAGCTTCGTCTCCACCGGCCGTCCGATCACCCTGCGCGACTTCTGCACCGCCAACGACGGCCCGGACGATCCGCAGTACCAGTTGGAGGTGAGGATCAACGGGATAGTCAGGACGATGTCGTGCTTCGCCGACAGCATCGATGTCGGAGGTAGCGCGGGCGTCACCCTGCCGAGCCCTGCCAGGGCCGGGGAGACCGTGAGCGTGGTCGCACGGCTGGTCGATCCCAAGGGTCGGCCGGCCTCGGTCCCGGGGGCCCGGATCGCCGCTGCGGTCTACGAGAAGGGCGCGCAACGGACCGTGGACGGCGTCGCCCTGGACGAGGTGACCGAGTACAAAGGCAGCGTCTACCGCCTCGCCGAGTTGAGGGCCGTGGATGCCACTACCGCCCGCGAGGTTGCCGTCGACACTCCGGACGGGCAGCCGTTCCTGATCAGCTACGGCAGCTCGGACTTCGGCGCCGCCTCGGTCAAAGGCTCGGTCGACACTCCCATCCACCTGTCCGGCGCCATCAGAGGCTTCAACCTCCTGGACAGTGGCGACTCGCCTGGCGGGAACTGGCGCCTGACCACCGACGCCTGGACGGCCGCTCCCCGCAACACCGTCACCCTCACGCGGACGGAAGGCACACCGAAGAAGGGAAAGCTGATCCTGGCCGTCTACACCCCGGCCAAGTGAGGCAGCGGCTCAGACCCAGGCGTGCAGGCTCGCGGCGTCCGTGGCGAGTTGGGTGGTCGAGTCGTCGGCGACGAACTCGAGCAGGGCGTTGATCTCGCGGTCCTCGCGCGCCAGGCGTTGCAGGACCGGGCGCCACAAGGACTCGCGACCGGTCAGCGGGAGGCGGTGGTTCGAGGGCCACCAGGAGAAGACGTGGACGGTGCTGAGCCACGGCATCAGCGCCTCCAGCTGCTCCAGGCAGGCCGCTTCGTCCAGGTCGACCGGGGGCTGCCAGTACGTCGTGAGGTTGGGCGCGCCGACGTCCAGCAGCAGCGTGATCGTGGAGTCGACCTCGTCGGTCAGCGTGCCGCGGTGGAACTCCATCGCGATCTCGATCCCGGCCCCGGCCGCGACGTCGGCCAGCTCGGCCAGGCCGCGGGTGACCGCCATCCGGTCGCCGACGCCGGCGTCCGCCGTACCGACGGTGCCGGCCCAGACCCTGATCCGGGGCGCGCCGAGCTCGGCGGCGGTGCTCACCGCGGTCCGGATCTCCTCGCGGTCGACGCTGCCGGCCCGCAGGTAGGACCCGTACGCCGCGATCGCCAGCCCACGCTCCTCGCAGAGCGCCCGCGCCTTCCGGGCGGCGGGCAGATCGCCGAGCGGGACGTGCACGTCACCACCCCACTCGATCGCCGCCAGCCCTGCCCCCGCGGCGACGTCGACGACCTCCTCGACACCCAACTGGCGGAACGTCACCGAGACCAGACCGGTCCTCACACCCACTAGCGCCTCCTGTGCTCGGCTCCATCCAACCGCATCACACCAGCGCGGCCCCGGCATCGATCTCACGTCATGAGCAAAGTCTTTGTACGATCCTGACTCAGGGCGAAGGTGTGTCGCCCGATTCCGCGCCGTAGCGAGGAGGTGCTCGGCGAGATGCCGTGCCGAGTGCCCCGCAGTAGGCGCGGAATCGGGCGACACACCTTAGGCTCACGACGTGTCAGAGCAGCGCAAGGGTTTCCTCCAGGGCTTCGCCGCCTACGTGCTGTGGGGACTCTTCCCGCTTTTCTGGCGCGAGCTCGACCACTCCGGCGCGATCGAGCTGCTCGCTCACCGGATCGTCTGGTCGCTGGTCTCGATCGCCCTGCTGGTCGTCGTACTGCGGCATTACGGGCAGGTCCGCGCGCTCCTCGCCGAGCCGCGGCGCCGCTGGCCGCTGGTCGGCGGTGCGGTCCTGATCTCGGTCAACTGGGGCGTCTACATCTGGGGCGTCGAGCAGAACCGGGTCGTCGAGACCTCGCTCGGGTACTTCATCACGCCCCTGTTCACCGTCCTGCTCGGCGTCTTCGTGCTCGGCGAACGGCTGCGGGCGATCCAGTGGACCGCGCTCGCGATCGCGTTCGTCGCGGTGGTCGGGCTGACCGTCGAGGCCGGACGGCCGCCGTGGATCGCGATCGCGCTGACCTTCTCGTTCGGGTTCTACGGGCTGCTCAAGAAGAAGGCCGGTGCCGGTGCCCTGGAGGGCATGGCGGTGGAGTCGGCGACGATGGCGCCGGTCGCGGTGATCGCGATCGTGGTGATGTCGCTGCAGGGCCACTCGACGGTGACCGAGCACGGCGGCGGGTACCTCGCGCTGGTGCTGCTGAGCGGGCCGATCACCGCCGTACCGCTGCTGCTGTTCGGGTCGGCCGCGACGCGGGTCTCGATGACCACGCTCGGGCTGCTGAACTACATCGCGCCGATCACGCAGTTCGTGGTCGGAGTGACGCTGTTCAACGAGCACATGTCGACGATGCGCTGGGCCGGGTTCGGGCTGGTCTGGATCGCGCTGGCGCTGTTCACGTGGGACGGCCTGGTCCGGCGCCGGCGGGCCGTCGTACCGGATGTCGCTGCTACCGCTGCGTGACGCTTCGACTCCTGCTGGCTACTAAGGGCAACCTAAGCCTTGTGACGTTCACCTGACCTTCACCCCGCTCCCGTTTCGGATCCCTAGCCTCGCGGCGACTGCCGAACATCCCCCGCGAGAACCGGAGAGCCGCGAAGTGAGCCCCAAGTTCCTGCCGCTGATCAGCCAGATCGGCACCCGTCACGGGTCGCGCACCTACCGCACCTGCGCGCTGAAGTGTGCCAACCAGTGCGACCACGCAACGCCGAACACCTCGGACAACGAGGACTTCCAGACCGTTGCCCGCAGCAGCTTCTCCCGGCGCGGCATGCTGAAGCTCGGCGCGGCCGGAGTGGCCGGCGCCGGGGTCGCGACGCTCGCGGCGAACCTGCCCGCCGCGGCCAACTTCTCCTCGGCCCTGAGCGGTGACCGCGGCAACGGCGCCTTCCCCGGCTTCGGTGGACCGCACGGCGAGCTCAGCCACAGCGTCGTACCGCCGAACCGCAAGGACGACATCGTCGTCCCGAAGGGCTACGACCAGGCCGTGATCATCGCCTGGGGCGACCCGGTCGAGCGCAACGCGCCGAAGTTCAACGTGAACAAGCAGACGCCCGAGGCGCAGGCCAAGCAGTTCGGCTACAACAACGACTACACGATGATCGTGCCGCTCAAGGACGAGCGGAAGGCGCTGCTGGTCTGCAACCACGAGTACACCGACGAGTACCTGATGTTCCCGACCGGCCGGTACGGCACCAAGACGAT
The Kribbella italica DNA segment above includes these coding regions:
- a CDS encoding MFS transporter; translation: MTPDTRYRHVGLALFALATGGFAIGTTEFVTMGLLPQIAEGVDISIPTAGQVISAYAVGVVVGAPVIAALGARTGRKRLLLGLMGVFVLGNVLSAVAGSYEMLMAARFLSGLPHGAFFGIGAVVSASLVPANRRAWAVSMIMVGLPIANIVGVPASTLLGQRFGWQLPFVLVGVLGLLTLVAVWFWVAPQPVGSEVNVRSELSALARPQVWMALLVGMVGFGGMFATYTFITPTMTELAGFSEGAVTIVLAVFGVGMTGGTLVGGRLADRALMPSLYGGLVAITIMLTTFGWLAHTRPTALLAVFLLGFSSSLLIPALQTRLMDVAHEGQSLAASLNHSTLNIANALGAWLGSLVLAAGYGYEWPSRLGAGLAILGLLLAITSGLMDRRTARLVTPSGENQVVS
- a CDS encoding alpha-hydroxy-acid oxidizing protein; its protein translation is MKTSGMANFGDHQLAIYVQGMFQDTRPEITTDLSRLETQAAANLSAEAMGYIVPSAGSGSTARANLAAFERWRLVPRMLRGSTERDLSCTILGTKMPAPVLVAPIGVQTLAHPEGELATARAASALGLTYTHSTQASHAFEQIEADSKWYQLYWPTDRDVCLSFLQRAKASGYGVLVVTLDTGTIGWRPADLDRGFLPFLKGEGLANYFSDPAFQAKLAKPVAEDPGAAVMHWAQMFPNVGLGWDELSFLRDNWDGPIVLKGITSVDDAKLAAEHGVDGVVVSNHGGRQVDGAIASLDALPAIADAVGEQLTVLFDSGVRTGSDAAKALALGAKAVLLGRPLLYGLALAGQAGVEHVLRCFLAELDLTLALSGYANHRELNRDSVTQG
- a CDS encoding HAD family hydrolase is translated as MKAVIFDLDDTLFDHTTSAGTALRRWVADLGVDWSDELSVRWFEIEQDCYDRFVTGQLTHQGQRRARLHAFLPVLGRPVPGGDEELDEIFEGYLRHYRSNWAAFPDARPALEVARGNGWRIGVLTNGSTVQQNAKLAAIGLAPFVEVVATTESLGFGKPVPEAYLTTCGLLGVEPADTLMIGDNFELDVLGARAAGLSAEHLDRPAGITLAQLVKPVR
- a CDS encoding D-Ala-D-Ala carboxypeptidase family metallohydrolase; translation: MSVRTFLSKPLPRILAILALFAAVAGTAVTTQVVTATKAHADGCYTWNRTLSQGASGEDVRQLQIRIAGYPGYGAHLATDGAFGPATKAALQRFQSAYGLGSDGIAAAATYTKLYSLQDDDCTPIHFTYAELDDGCGGSGYDGGPLSEAATRANALQTMWQLEAMRHALGDQPLSISSGFRSTPCNASVGGASNSQHLYGRSADLTGVHSFCKLAQQARNHGFGGILGPGYPGHNDHTHLDIRTSNFWSAPNCGI
- a CDS encoding SigE family RNA polymerase sigma factor, with translation MTTADSFDAFVLARSGRLLRTAYLLTQDHALAEDLLQTALAKVWFAWSRIEGGDPEPYVRKVLVNTYSTWWRRRWNGEQPTDELPESAGPEGTGAAERTDLWRALQQLPRRQRAVVVLRYYEDLSEAETARILGCSVGTVKSQASKAFAKLRLDPNLIDPPPPTRAAAVPTHQVGTTDGESAVPSAELADKETSR
- a CDS encoding SigE family RNA polymerase sigma factor, translated to MTKEGRVEFEDFASTRYGSLLRTAYLLTQDRALAEDLVQATLAKCWLAWHRIEDPAAYVHRTMVNTYTAWWRRRWNAEYPTEELPQYAADGGETGADLRTDLGGALRRLPRRMRAVVVLRFYEDLSEAETADLLGCSVGTVKSQTSRALAKLRIDPAVLDQALERS
- a CDS encoding TIM barrel protein, whose protein sequence is MGVRTGLVSVTFRQLGVEEVVDVAAGAGLAAIEWGGDVHVPLGDLPAARKARALCEERGLAIAAYGSYLRAGSVDREEIRTAVSTAAELGAPRIRVWAGTVGTADAGVGDRMAVTRGLAELADVAAGAGIEIAMEFHRGTLTDEVDSTITLLLDVGAPNLTTYWQPPVDLDEAACLEQLEALMPWLSTVHVFSWWPSNHRLPLTGRESLWRPVLQRLAREDREINALLEFVADDSTTQLATDAASLHAWV
- the rarD gene encoding EamA family transporter RarD, which encodes MSEQRKGFLQGFAAYVLWGLFPLFWRELDHSGAIELLAHRIVWSLVSIALLVVVLRHYGQVRALLAEPRRRWPLVGGAVLISVNWGVYIWGVEQNRVVETSLGYFITPLFTVLLGVFVLGERLRAIQWTALAIAFVAVVGLTVEAGRPPWIAIALTFSFGFYGLLKKKAGAGALEGMAVESATMAPVAVIAIVVMSLQGHSTVTEHGGGYLALVLLSGPITAVPLLLFGSAATRVSMTTLGLLNYIAPITQFVVGVTLFNEHMSTMRWAGFGLVWIALALFTWDGLVRRRRAVVPDVAATAA